TACCTCCTGATTTAGCATTAAATCATACTACGCTTAAACTTCTGAGCCCTCGAGCGGATTCGAACCGCCGACCTCGTCCTTACCAAGGAAGCGCTCTACCGTCTGAGCTACAAGGGCTTCTTAATAAACAAAAGACAGAATGAAAAACACCTGTCTTTCAGGTCTTTACCCATTTATCTTTATTTTAAATCTACCGAACTTTGATTAAATATAGCTTATAAGGGAATTGGTGTCAAGAAAAAATTTAAAGAAAAAATAAAAAAAAGGAGACCCGAGTTTTTGATTTAGGAGGAGGGGTTTGGCCACAGGCGGGGGCCTGAGAAGGTTGGGTCTCCTCTTTTGTTTTCTTTAAATTTTCAGAGAACTTTTTGTTCCCCCTTCCGAGCAAGCTCGGAAGGAGGTGATTCTTTCATTAGGCCTCGGCTTTTGCCTTTAGGAAAACCTTTGGTTTTTGTTCTCCCGGCCTTAGTAGTCTAATAAGCAAACTTCATGCCAAAAAAGCAATTAGGTCTTGGATATCAATAAATTGAGCTTAAAACAGAGTATTTTTTATAAAAAGAGCTAAAGAAGTAGGCTAAAAAAACGATTAAACGACCTAACTGTCAACATTAGTTGATAGTAGATGTGTCAAGAAAGGTTGCAACAAAAAAGCCCCGGATAAATCCGGGGCTTTAAAGTTATCTAACTATTTAAGTTTAATACATTCCTCCCATTCCACCCATTCCACCAGGAGGCATGCCAGCCGGCATAGCAGAACCCTTATCATCTTCAGGCTTATCAGTGATAAGAGCCTCTGTTGTAAGAAGCAGAGATGCTATACTAGATGCATTCTCTAAAGCACTTCTTGTAACTTTTGTAGGATCTATTATACCTGCCTCAAACATATTGACATATTTTGACAGATTGACATTGTAACCCACTTCGGGTTTTTCATTTTTAACTTTCTCAAGTATTATCGCACCCTCTTCTCCTGCATTCTTTACAAGCTGTCTTATAGGCTCTTCTAGCGCTCTGCGTATAATATCAATTCCTATCTGCTGATCGCCTTCAAGCTTCAATGACTCAAGCTGAGGTATCGTTCTTAAAAACGCAACTCCGCCTCCAGGAACAATTCCTTCTTCAACTGCTGCACGTGTTGCATGTAACGCATCTTCGACACGAGCCTTCTTCTCTTTCATCTCAGTCTCTGTTGCAGCGCCAACATTGATGACAGCAACTCCACCGGATAACTTTGCCAAACGCTCCTGCAGCTTCTCCCTATCATAATCAGAATCAGAATCTTCGATCTGTTTCTTTATCTGTGCAATTCTTGCCTCCAGATCCTTAGTAGCACCCTCTCCGCCTATGATAATTGTATTATCTTTATCTATATTAACTTTCTTGGCTCTACCTAAATCTTCTATCTCAATACTCTCAAGTTTAATACCAAGATCTTCTGTAATAGCGCGGCCGCCAGTTAAAGTTGCAATATCCTGAAGCATTGCTTTTCTTCTTTCACCATAGCCTGGAGCCTTGACAGCGCATCCGGACAGTGTTCCGCGAATTTTGTTTACAACAAGAGTTGCAAGAGCTTCACCTTCAAGATCTTCAGCAATTATCACAAACGACTTACCTGTTCTTGCAATCTTCTCAAGTAAAGGCAGGAGATCTTTAACAGCAGAGATCTTCTTCTCATATATAAGGATGTAGGGGTCCTCTAAAACCACATCCATTTTCTCTGCATCTGTTACAAAGTATGGAGAAAGGTAGCCCTGATCAAACTGCATACCTTCTACAACTTCAAGGTTGGTTGAAAGAGTCTTAGACTCTTCAACTGTAATAACGCCGTCTTTACCAACCTTCTCCATAGCCTCAGCTATTAACTCACCTATAGAGACATCATTATTGGCTGCAATCATTGCAACCTGAGCAATCTCTTTCTTATCCTTAACCTGCTTAGAGAGCTTCTTCAGTTCCTCAATAACCTTCTCAACAGCTTTTTCAATTCCACGCTTAAGCGCCATAGGGTTTGCACCTGCTGTAACATTCTTGAGACCCTCTTTGTAGATAGCCTCTGCAAGTATTGTTGCAGTAGTAGTTCCATCACC
The DNA window shown above is from Candidatus Kaelpia aquatica and carries:
- the groL gene encoding chaperonin GroEL (60 kDa chaperone family; promotes refolding of misfolded polypeptides especially under stressful conditions; forms two stacked rings of heptamers to form a barrel-shaped 14mer; ends can be capped by GroES; misfolded proteins enter the barrel where they are refolded when GroES binds), producing the protein MSVKQLLFDQEARRKILAGVEKLASAVKVTLGPKGRNVILDKKFGSPTITKDGVTVAKDIELEDSFENMGAQLVKEVAEKTSDVAGDGTTTATILAEAIYKEGLKNVTAGANPMALKRGIEKAVEKVIEELKKLSKQVKDKKEIAQVAMIAANNDVSIGELIAEAMEKVGKDGVITVEESKTLSTNLEVVEGMQFDQGYLSPYFVTDAEKMDVVLEDPYILIYEKKISAVKDLLPLLEKIARTGKSFVIIAEDLEGEALATLVVNKIRGTLSGCAVKAPGYGERRKAMLQDIATLTGGRAITEDLGIKLESIEIEDLGRAKKVNIDKDNTIIIGGEGATKDLEARIAQIKKQIEDSDSDYDREKLQERLAKLSGGVAVINVGAATETEMKEKKARVEDALHATRAAVEEGIVPGGGVAFLRTIPQLESLKLEGDQQIGIDIIRRALEEPIRQLVKNAGEEGAIILEKVKNEKPEVGYNVNLSKYVNMFEAGIIDPTKVTRSALENASSIASLLLTTEALITDKPEDDKGSAMPAGMPPGGMGGMGGMY